One window of the Trifolium pratense cultivar HEN17-A07 linkage group LG2, ARS_RC_1.1, whole genome shotgun sequence genome contains the following:
- the LOC123904724 gene encoding butanoate--CoA ligase AAE1-like yields MEGSMQCNANYVPLTPISFLERSAIVYGDKLSLVFGNDKYTWSQTHQRCIKLASSISQLGVSHHDVVAVLAHNTPATYELHFGVPMSGAILCTLNTHTDSSMVSLLLKHCDAKILFVDHQLLDIAKGALDILSKSSTKLATLVLILESDAQNSNTYVSPETLIYENLIAEGKLDFEVKKPKDEFDTISISYTSGTTATPKGVIYSHRGAYLNALSTVIINEMISSSVYLWCVPMFHCNGWCVPWSMAAQGGTNICLRSLTAKSIFEDVFKHKVTHMGGAPTILNMIINAPLEFRKPIPWKVQVMTGGAPPPPGVFAKMEELGFYVTHAYGMTETYGPASICTWKPEWSCLPQDVQAKLKARQGVLHVGMEGLDIKDPVTMKSVPADAKTIGEIMFRGNNVMKGYLNDLKGTKNAFKDGWYKTGDLGVKHPDGYIEVKDRSKDIIIFGEDIYISTIELESVIYNHPAVFEVAVVGRPDEYWGETPCAFVKLKEGYNATEEEIMQLCQKSLPHVMAPQTVVFGDLPKTPTGKTQKYVLREKTKAMGSLSKIKCISKETFFNVK; encoded by the exons ATGGAGGGAAGTATGCAATGTAATGCTAACTATGTTCCTCTCACTCCAATCAGCTTCTTGGAGCGTTCTGCCATTGTTTATGGTGACAAGCTCTCTTTGGTTTTTGGCAATGACAAATACACATGGTCTCAAACACATCAACGATGCATCAAACTTGCTTCTTCCATTTCTCAACTTGGTGTTTCTCATCATGATGTG GTTGCTGTGTTGGCCCATAATACTCCAGCAACATATGAGCTACATTTTGGTGTTCCAATGTCAGGGGCTATTCTCTGCACTCTCAATACTCACACAGACTCATCAATGgtttcattattattaaagcATTGTGATGCCAAAATTCTTTTTGTTGATCATCAACTACTTGATATTGCAAAGGGAGCCCTTGATATCCTGTCAAAATCATCCACTAAGCTTGCCACTTTGGTCTTAATTTTAGAGTCTGATGCTCAAAACAGCAACACTTATGTTTCTCCTGAAACATTGATCTATGAGAATCTTATAGCTGAaggaaaacttgattttgagGTGAAGAAACCAAAAGATGAATTTGATACAATTTCAATTAGTTACACTTCTGGAACCACAGCAACTCCAAAAGGTGTAATCTATAGTCATAGAGGTGCTTATCTTAATGCTTTGTCTACAGTTATTATCAATGAGATGATATCTTCATCTGTGTATTTATGGTGTGTTCCAATGTTTCATTGCAATGGTTGGTGTGTCCCATGGAGTATGGCTGCTCAAGGTGGCACAAATATATGCCTAAGAAGTTTAACTGCTAAAAGTATATTTGAAGATGTTTTTAAGCACAAAGTAACTCATATGGGAGGTGCACCAACAATTCTAAACATGATAATAAATGCACCACTTGAATTTAGAAAGCCGATTCCGTGGAAGGTTCAAGTTATGACAGGCGGTGCTCCACCACCGCCTGGCGTGTTTGCTAAGATGGAGGAATTAGGATTTTATGTAACTCATGCATATGGTATGACTGAAACTTATGGTCCTGCATCAATTTGCACATGGAAACCAGAATGGAGTTGTTTGCCTCAAGACGTGCAGGCGAAATTGAAGGCGCGTCAAGGAGTACTTCATGTTGGAATGGAGGGACTTGATATAAAAGATCCTGTCACAATGAAAAGTGTACCGGCTGATGCGAAAACCATCGGTGAGATTATGTTTAGGGGAAACAATGTGATGAAAGGATATCTAAATGATTTGAAAGGAACAAAAAATGCTTTTAAAGATGGATGGTATAAGACAGGTGACTTGGGAGTCAAGCATCCTGATGGTTACATAGAAGTTAAGGATCGGTCAAAGGATATAATCATCTTCGGCGAAGACATCTACATTAGCACAATTGAGTTGGAAAGTGTGATTTATAATCACCCTGCTGTTTTTGAGGTTGCTGTTGTGGGGAGACCTGATGAATATTGGGGAGAGACACCTTGTGCATTTGTGAAGCTTAAGGAAGGGTACAATGCTACAGAAGAAGAGATAATGCAACTGTGTCAAAAGAGTTTGCCTCATGTTATGGCTCCACAAACTGTTGTGTTTGGTGATTTACCAAAGACACCAACTGGTAAGACACAAAAATATGTGTTAAGGGAGAAGACAAAGGCTATGGGAAGCTTATCAAAAATCAAATGCATTTCTAAAGAAACATTCTTCAATGTTAAGTGA
- the LOC123908071 gene encoding pentatricopeptide repeat-containing protein At4g20770, whose translation MESKSLNLANLLQSCITNKSLLSAKIIHARLFRFTLFSDTFLSNHLIELYSKCNEITSAHNVFDKIPHKNIFSYNAILSAYCKSNNLQNACRLFLQMPERNTVSLNTIITTMVRNGYERQALETYDSMMIHDSVKPSHITFATVFSACGALLDAHCGRRNHGLVIKVGLDGNIYVGNALLCMYSKCGLNGDAFRVFEDVHEPNEVTFTTMMGGLSQTNQVKEALELFRLMLRKGIRVDSVSLSTILGICAKGASFSVCDDSRGLLTNGQGKQIHNLAIKLGLERDLHLSNSLLDMYAKTGDMDCAEKVFVNMDKHSIVSWNIMISGYGNKCNSEKAVEYFQRMQCCGYEPDDVTYINILTACVKSGDVKVGRRIFDCMPRPSLISWNAILSGYSQSEDHGEAVELFRKMQFQWQHPDRTTLAIILSSCAELGLLEAGKQVHAVSQKLGFYDDVYVASSLINVYSKCGKMELSEHVFSKLSELDVVCWNSMIAGFSINSLEQDALAFFKRMRQFGFSPSKFSFTTIASSCAKLSSLFQGQQIHAQIVKDGYVDNVFVGSSLVEMYCKCGDVGAARSYFDIMPGKNIVTWNEMIHGYAQNGYGHEAVCLYKDMISSGEKPDDITFIAVLTACSHSALVEEGVDIFNAMLQKFEVVPKLDHYTCIIDCLGRAGRFHEVEVILDTMPYKDDTIVWEVVLSSCRVHANLSLGKRAAEELYRLDPQNSAPYVLLANMYSSMGRWDDAQVVRVLMSDNQVNKDPGYSRSEFKYDVQSIV comes from the coding sequence ATGGAAAGCAAGAGTTTGAATTTGGCAAATCTATTGCAATCTTGCATAACCAACAAATCTCTATTATCCGCCAAAATCATCCATGCTAGATTATTCCGTTTCACCCTTTTCTCAGACACTTTCCTCTCAAACCACCTCATTGAACTCTACTCTAAGTGCAATGAAATCACTTCTGCACACAACGTGTTCGACAAAATTCCCCACAAAAACATTTTTTCCTATAACGCCATTTTGTCGGCTTATTGCAAATCAAACAACTTGCAAAATGCCTGTCGTTTATTCCTTCAAATGCCTGAAAGAAACACGGTTTCGTTGAACACCATAATCACCACCATGGTTCGAAATGGATATGAACGACAGGCATTGGAAACTTATGATTCAATGATGATACATGATTCAGTTAAACCTTCCCATATAACATTTGCTACTGTTTTTAGTGCTTGTGGTGCTTTATTAGATGCACATTGTGGTAGGAGAAATCATGGGTTGGTGATCAAGGTTGGTCTTGATGGTAATATTTATGTGGGTAATGCACTTTTGTGTATGTATTCTAAGTGTGGCTTAAATGGCGATGCTTTTCGTGTTTTTGAGGATGTTCATGAACCTAACGAGGTTACTTTTACTACAATGATGGGTGGGCTATCGCAAACAAACCAAGTTAAAGAAGCTTTGGAATTGTTTAGACTCATGTTGAGAAAAGGGATTCGTGTTGATTCTGTTTCGTTGTCCACCATATTGGGTATATGTGCAAAAGGAGCATCTTTCAGTGTCTGTGATGATAGTCGTGGTTTATTGACTAATGGACAGGGAAAACAGATTCATAATCTCGCAATTAAACTTGGTCTTGAGAGAGACCTTCATTTGAGCAATTCTTTGCTTGATATGTATGCTAAAACTGGGGACATGGATTGTGCTGAAAAGGTTTTTGTTAATATGGATAAGCACAGTATTGTTTCTTGGAATATAATGATATCTGGGTATGGGAACAAATGCAACAGTGAGAAAGCTGTTGAGTATTTTCAGAGGATGCAATGTTGCGGATATGAACCAGATGATGTTACTTATATTAATATCCTCACAGCTTGTGTTAAATCTGGGGATGTTAAAGTCGGGCGTCGAATATTTGACTGCATGCCGCGCCCGAGTTTGATTTCATGGAATGCCATACTTTCGGGGTATAGCCAGAGTGAAGATCATGGAGAGGCAGTTGAACTGTTTAGAAAGATGCAGTTTCAATGGCAGCATCCTGATAGGACTACTTTGGCCATTATTCTCAGTTCATGTGCTGAGTTGGGACTTCTTGAGGCTGGAAAACAAGTTCATGCAGTTTCGCAAAAGCTTGGATTTTATGATGATGTGTATGTTGCCAGTAGCCTTATTAATGTGTACTCGAAATGTGGGAAAATGGAATTGTCTGAGCATGTATTCAGTAAACTGTCTGAACTAGATGTTGTTTGTTGGAACTCAATGATAGCTGGGTTCTCAATCAATTCTCTTGAACAAGATGCTTTGGCTTTTTTTAAACGGATGAGACAATTTGGCTTCTCTCCTTCCAAGTTTTCTTTTACCACCATAGCAAGCTCTTGTGCGAAACTTTCCTCTTTGTTTCAAGGACAACAAATCCATGCTCAGATCGTAAAAGATGGTTATGTAGATAATGTATTTGTGGGTAGTTCTCTCGTAGAAATGTACTGTAAATGTGGGGATGTAGGTGCAGCCAGATCTTACTTCGATATCATGCCTGGTAAAAATATTGTTACTTGGAATGAAATGATACACGGTTATGCGCAAAATGGTTATGGTCATGAGGCTGTGTGTCTTTATAAGGATATGATTTCATCTGGCGAAAAACCTGATGATATTACTTTTATTGCTGTTTTAACTGCTTGTAGCCACTCGGCATTGGTCGAAGAAGGGGTCGATATATTTAATGCAATGCTACAAAAATTCGAAGTGGTGCCAAAGTTGGATCATTATACATGCATCATAGATTGTCTAGGCCGAGCAGGAAGATTTCATGAAGTAGAAGTCATTCTAGATACCATGCCGTATAAAGATGACACAATTGTATGGGAGGTTGTGTTAAGCTCATGCCGTGTTCATGCTAACTTGAGCTTGGGAAAAAGAGCAGCTGAGGAACTCTATCGACTGGACCCACAAAATTCTGCACCTTACGTGCTTCTTGCCAACATGTATTCTTCTATGGGAAGATGGGATGATGCACAAGTTGTTAGAGTTCTGATGAGTGATAACCAGGTAAATAAGGATCCTGGTTATAGCCGGAGTGAATTCAAGTATGATGTACAAAGCATTGTGTAA